In Juglans regia cultivar Chandler chromosome 13, Walnut 2.0, whole genome shotgun sequence, the following proteins share a genomic window:
- the LOC108979075 gene encoding F-box/kelch-repeat protein At1g23390, with product MEEEKKLESEEAPIFHGDVLEAVLSRVPLIDLLPACQVSKAWESAVVSCLRHLNPIKPWLIVHTQTTRHPYATTMHAYDPRSDLWVEIEQPPIKHVSVLRSSHSTLLYMQSPFKFAFSFDPLHLMWHLADAPIAWRTDPIVALVGQHIVVAGGACDFGDDPLPMETYDLRTGTWETYKSMPSILKDSAASTSLSIAVDEQRMYVTEKTSGVTHSFDPSTKTWHGPYNLRPGTNVFSSVIGFVNDRMVVVGLIGDAENVKGVKLWEVSKGTETVELREMGEMPKELVEKLKGKSPRLPFIAMTSMGNLAYLHSPSEPGELILCEVTDGAKCMWGSVRNVVVNEVNRMQTLAFTCSNVGLGDICRRR from the coding sequence atggaggaggagaagaagttGGAATCAGAAGAAGCTCCAATATTCCATGGAGATGTCTTAGAGGCTGTCCTATCGCGTGTGCCTCTCATCGATCTCTTGCCTGCATGCCAAGTGTCCAAGGCATGGGAATCTGCCGTTGTCTCCTGTCTTCGACATCTGAATCCAATCAAGCCGTGGCTCATTGTCCACACTCAGACCACCCGGCACCCGTACGCTACCACCATGCACGCGTACGACCCGCGCTCCGACCTGTGGGTGGAGATTGAGCAGCCGCCGATCAAGCATGTCTCAGTTCTCCGGTCTTCTCACTCGACCCTCCTCTACATGCAGTCCCCCTTCAAATTCGCCTTCTCTTTCGACCCCCTCCACTTGATGTGGCACCTCGCCGACGCTCCGATCGCGTGGCGAACCGATCCGATCGTCGCTCTAGTGGGCCAACACATCGTCGTCGCTGGCGGCGCATGTGACTTCGGGGACGACCCGCTCCCGATGGAGACCTACGACCTCCGAACCGGTACGTGGGAAACGTACAAGTCGATGCCCTCCATCCTCAAGGACTCCGCTGCTTCGACGTCGCTCTCTATAGCTGTGGACGAGCAGAGAATGTACGTGACGGAGAAAACCTCCGGCGTGACTCACTCGTTCGATCCCAGCACCAAGACCTGGCATGGGCCGTACAATCTGCGACCTGGTACGAACGTTTTTTCCTCCGTGATCGGATTCGTCAACGACCGTATGGTGGTGGTGGGCCTGATCGGAGACGCAGAGAATGTCAAAGGCGTAAAATTGTGGGAAGTCAGTAAGGGAACCGAAACGGTGGAGTTGAGGGAGATGGGTGAGATGCCAAAGGAGCTGGTGGAAAAGCTAAAGGGCAAGAGCCCTCGTCTACCGTTTATTGCTATGACGTCGATGGGTAATTTGGCGTACTTGCATAGTCCATCGGAGCCAGGGGAGTTGATCTTGTGCGAGGTAACCGACGGCGCAAAATGCATGTGGGGGAGTGTACGGAACGTGGTCGTGAACGAGGTCAATCGGATGCAGACTTTGGCGTTCACGTGTTCGAATGTAGGACTCGGAGATATTTGCAGGCGGCGTTGA